The Miscanthus floridulus cultivar M001 chromosome 6, ASM1932011v1, whole genome shotgun sequence genomic interval atgatgcgatgcatatgcaaggaggatacgaatggcttcaagtcttgcaacagGTGCAAAggcctctccaaaatccaacccttcaacttgagaaaacccctttgcaactagtcttgccttgttcctcactacaatgccttgaacatcttgcttgttacggaacacccactttgttttaataactcttgcaccttgtggtcgctcttcaagagtccaaacttcattgcgagtgaagttgttcaactcttcatgcatggcgtttatccaatctggatcttgagtgagctcatcccaacatgagcaagtcttctatgtcatagccacccaagtgatattttggtgaatagatatgtcttcaagttagcatcttcggaggtgaaatccactagatataggttgttgtatctaaatcctttgaatataacttgatcatcatctttcttagatacaaccacctccttctcgataaacaagcattggaagccaagatcacacaattgaccaacagatagcaagttgaagctcaataaagcaacatatagcacatttaagattgaatgatcatttgatattgctactttgcccaatcctttgactttgccctttgagttatcatcAAATataattctttcttgtccatcaacttcttcatctagtgaggtgaacatacgaggatcaccggtcatatgttgagtgcaaccactatcaattacccaatgacgtTCACCGGtcatgtagttcacctacacacaagagatcaagctagtttagggacccaaacttgttgagggcccttgactttctcaacaagtgactttgcaacccaaattttcttaggcctattcttgttgggaggtcctaagaataagacttttatttttccactagtgtcctttctaagcatgtaatgagcattgaaagcaaagggtctagcatgcttgggcaagggttgtggtggtggagtttcacactcatgggcaaagtgaccttcttgtccacactcaaaacacctctttggctttggatttgacttgtgttgttgttgttgttgttgagctttaGCCTTCTTCCCTTGATTTGCCAAATaaccaattccacttctatctatcttcatgatggtgttcatgagtagctcactttgaagatgttgacctcttgtgaatttgctcaacctggtcttgagatgttctttttctaacttgagcttattgttctcttctttgagctcatcatgatttttctccttgaGTATCTTGTTTTCtgctttgagcttctcattctctaagaactagatcactatcatggtcaaggttccctatcacaatagtgttggtggttgacagttcttcaagatctttcttaagcttctcattcttgatcttgacatattcatcatagttattggactcaaccacttgcttgcctttgctactagaaccttgctcaatgctctcaataattaaATCACCACATGATGTagatatatcaatcttaacaacatcgttagtagaatcatgtggctcattggataaatactcatgagagataacaagattatcatggttaaccttgaggttggtatactcttcttttagcatattgtagctagtgatgagctcattatgtatcccctcaagtttatcatgtttttctttaagctccttctTAGAAgacttgagctccttgagtttggatgacataacttcattttcttctctaagctcgacACTAGCTTTTTTCGCTATGTCACATTTatctaaaagagagtcattcttaagttctagcttctcattcttagctctagtatttctaatgatcttagtgtattgatttagcaatttgacaagatcatcatatgaaggtgattcaaattcatcatcactatcactatcatcattgctagcatgatcatcaccactactatcatcatcacttgatatctttcgttcacccttggccataagacataggtatgtagaggatgatgacggtggtgtcggtgaagatgatgaagagtcaatcacaatagcagccaccttctcattctcactatcatcatcagatgagcaacttgatgaatcaatatccatgagccaatcaccgatgatgtatgccttgttatttttctttttcttgtggaaatccttcttcttgccatccttcttcttgtatggcttgtttttcttcttctcatcatcatctttattgcttgaatcatctttcttgcccttgtacttctttttaaatttgtctttctttggcttggggtattgatgtgctagatgaccaagttctctacaattatagcaatccatctccgagattggcttccttctattgctagtgaagaacttctttttcttaccATTAAACTTAacaccgttcttgttgagcttcttaagcatcttggtggttcttctcaccatgagagctagacttgcatcatcaatttcatcatcacttgagctctcatactcaactcttgctttgcccttctcttggctagccttgaatgccaagtctttgtctttcttcttggtagaagaagagccatcttgtgatgtcatgtgcatatacatctcataagcattgatctttcccaagatttgagttggtgtagcggtggaaagattaccttgatgaagcacgatcacaatatgcccatagttgtcaatggagaggacactcaagatctttcttacagcatcggatggttgtatttgtgtaagtccaagcccattgacttcctctacaagaatatttaagCATGAGTATAtctcattagcactctctttatgaagcatctcaaaagaattaagctttttcatgatgagatgatagcgtttctcacactcactctttgttccctcatggagcgcataaatgtctgaccatagtgcatgggcgtccttgtggttccgcacacgattaaacacatctttgcaaaggcctataAAGatagtgtttctagcctttgcattctatttctcataattgacttcatcgccttgaaggtgtgtggggtccctaggttttgggaaaccttgagagacagctctaagaattccaacatctagagcttctaaataagcctccatgtggattttcctaTAAGGAAAATTATCTtcctcaaagatagaaggaggtccatccccgtgggacatctttctctaggagGGTAAGCCTAAAtttgtgagcatgaggctctgataccaattgaaaggatcaagatgcccaagaggggggtgaattgggctaattttaaaattatttgcaataattaaaccctacacttagcccacttcaccccttgtgcctagaatatgattctattgatctaccgcacaaaagtttagcaccctaagttccaatcctactctaacatggcaattctaagaatgtaaagacaataaatgaattgctcaaatataaatgcttaaagtaatgAGAGaaggaacgcagcgatgttttgtcaaggtatcggagagtcgccactttccactagtcctcgttagagcacccacgcaaggatgtagctcccccttgatctgtgcatggatcaagtgctctctatgggttcaTTCTTCaatactccatcatggtgaatcacccacaatagctcacaacttgagttgggtcatccacaagctccaccggatgatcaccaaactcccaaacaccaccaagccgtctaagtgatggtgatcaccaagagtaacaagcaagaactctcattTGACCACAATAAGCATAAAGAGAAGGGTGGAtatacacttgctactctccttgcactaataagtccttaatcttggattctcaaatatcAATTACCTCACTAtgctcttgctctccttagcactctaAAGGGTATTTTCAGCTGATCAaataggcaagagacctcccttggatgaatagaggaagtatttatactctctcattcaaaacgaaccgttaggaggttgagtcagcattctgcagggtgaccgaatgctccggtcatgatgaccggacgctccggtcagttatccccgccacagaaccgttaagttatgaccggactctgaccagcgtctggtcagcactgaccggacgtgtcctgtTAAGAAAcgcgctctctggaaccttactgatgttgattaGATGCTGACACCCAAAGTCCAGTCACTTCcctattcagcgtccggtcagtaatcgGATCCTgactagcgtccgatcagcactgaccggacgcgtccgatcagataTCTCTGTCtttagaacctctctagagtcgaccagactttggcacctagtgtccggtcatttttTTCTCAGCATCCAGTAACAACTAGACGACTtcagcttgatcaaatgaactgaccggactctgcttccagcgtccggtcacaatcggaacagcgtccggtcaatatttgaccatccattcacttccaactcgaaatcatatgtgaatgaagtttgctccaattgatcttagggctactccagagctacctagtgctagatttgataagtgtgcaccacacctaacccactagactcacctaggtcaagctactagtttatacccccccttaatagtacggtcataggaaaaacaaagttctaaactactctaagtgtcttttcaacaccaaacgatacttagaactagtccatccttaaccttgtcgtccatcctttgaaaatcgaaacgatttccatcgtaggggcataacaaccatgattacccaatcaattgccattaccatgacctaacttaaatgcctctccaaaacacacgttagtcatagtaatctcgtattgtcattaatcaccgaaactcaactaggggcctcgATGCTTTCAGCCAGACCGCCCGAGATAATGACACGCACGAATTTTAAAACGTTCAACACAACCAAACGGTTGCtttaggacctaaaccatcttcaccatgctcaagatggcatatgaggctaccaaatcgagctataacacaacaccactccttaacacaatctctcacaataaattgctaaatataataatgtctaactgttggcagacttgaaaatttctaagttttttagctgaatttgacttccatttgcgatttctaagctagtgaaaatattagctagtaatatcatttttcaaccgcaagtatttcattgttatCGACAAAgtttgtatttcaaactttttttaagtatcacatacatgttctatagcatttttgcttaataaaaattggttttaaaccctaagtgatataacatgactatcaaatcaactttcgtttcgcatttctgtcgatcgttttgagttacagaaattgatctacacactttattacatacattaacacataaatatgatgctcatgacatgttttagtagataaTTAGGGTGTaccaccgagggtgttacaactaaaAAGCAACAAGCAAGTGTTTAGTACTACACAATCTAAGGGCAGCTCCAGTGTAAAGGTAGAACTGAGCTAAATAAGTTCAACTCCATTGCCAGAAGTTCCAACACTTTGGCCATGTTCGTttttcttataatccgtacttttcagcttgttttttgaGCCGAaagaatatttttctctcacaacaaatcagccgaaacagtgtttcggcttgttttttcaacgaaaCGAACGGGGCCTCTATCGCTAAATCGATAAGTAGGACCCGCGTcagaataaaaaaaacaaaaaccagCTATGTTCTTTTCTCCATGTGCTAGTGTTTCATTGTGCTGTACTTGCACGAAAGCGGTTACAGAGAACACTCCTTATAGCCATTGTTGATTATAGAAAAAAGGTTAGAATAGATCGGTTGGTCCTATGGTTTTTACTCCTCACATTGCCTCAGAGGAGGTTTTCGAAGCAAATTGTTTTGTCAATTATGAAAGTGATATGGTTGTTTGGCTGTTGATCTGTCGGTCGAAGTACCTACCCCTCGTTGTTCCTCACAAGATGAGAAACTAATTGGTGCATCGTTGCTACCCTTCTATTCAAACACTTTCTACCCTGAATTTGTTGAAAGTTTTCTTAAATATAATAATCATTGTGAGTAGTTGAATGACGTGTGAAAGCTGCGTGAAGCGGACGCTGTGCCATGAGCTCGCCAAGCCAATGAGTGGCATAATGGCATTGCTACCAGGGTATACCAGACTCAAAGCTCTACGCCCTAACCAAGCTGTGCGCGCTTGCCGAATGGTTTACTCAGAGCCTCCGTTGACTTGGAGCAAGCTTACTTGTCATTGAAGAAACTAGCGGCTCAACACTACCCCGTTTCTCCATAAATGGAGCACCAGACTTGCAACATTCTCATCCCACCCACCCATCCAGCCTTTCAATTTGTGCAACCGCTGCGCTACTCGGCGATCCCGCCGGTGGCCCAGCCCCAGCGTGCCGGTGAGTTTCCGTCGAGAGAACGCACGGCAGGGCAGGCCATCTTCGCGCCAATTTTGCGTACAAAGTTTTTCTTTTTCGAACATACAAAATTATCAACTACCACTCTACCAGTGCGTTCTTTCGTTCCGGTTCCCCGGCGGTGGTGCTAACTAGCGTGACGAACCATACGCTTGGTGCTTCGTCCTCAGCAGCCGGAGCGCTCTGAGCTCTGAGGCCTCGCAGCACCCGTACACGATGAGCACACCGCGTCGCGGCGTCCAGCACCACGGCGACGAGCGCACCGCGACACGAGCAGGAGCAGGCTCCCGAGACAACGACGGACAAGGCGCGGGCGACTTGGGCTTCGGGTCCATGGCGGGGCCGTGGTTCGCCTTCGCCCCGCCGCACCCTGCGCCCCAGCGCGCGCCCGTGTTCGCGGAGGCACCTGTTGATCCGTTCGCTTGGAGCATGCCCGTGTCCTTCGCGAACCCATTTGATGGTCCACGTCCATCGACACAGAACGTGCCGTGGGGACCGCCCGGCGAGGTGCCCTTTGCCAGCTTCGCAGCCGGGCCTGCGGCTCCGGAACCGGACTGGCGACACGGGCGACCGGATGTGTTCGCTGGCAGCGGCCGCCGTTCTGTCCCCGCGGTGGTGCCGCCGGACCTCGACGCGGACGGCGGCGCGTCGTGCCTGCCGCTCGCGAGGCAGGCCGGGCTGCGGGCGGCGGGCGAACGCAACTTCATCGTCTCGCCGCTGTCGTTCCACGCGGCGCTCGCGCTGGTGGCCGCGGGCGCGCGGGGCGAGACGCAGCGGGAGCTCCTGGGCTTCCTGGGCTCCGATTCGCTCGACGAGCTGCAGCGCGCCGCGGCGACCGCGCTGGTCGCCAGGCTCCGCGACCTCCCGCAGACGTCCTTCGCCTGCGGCGTCTGGGTGGACCGGGTCCGGGCGCTCACGCCGGAGTTCAGGGACGCCGCCGCGTCGCGCTACGCGGCGGTCGCGGAGTCCGTCGACTTCGCCTCGGAGCCCGAGGCGGCGAGGCGGCGAGTCAACGCGTTCGTGAGCGAAGCAACGAAAGGGCTCATCGACGACGTCCTGCCTCCCGGCTCCGTCGACTCGTTCACGGTGCTCGTCCTCGCCAACGCTATCTACTTCAAGGGGACGTGGGCTCGGCCGTTCGATCGGTTCAGGAACTTCACCGCGCCGTTTCATCTTCCTGACGGCGCCACCGTGCGCGCGCCGTTCATGACCACGAGCCTTTTCAAGGAGCAGCAGGTCGCCGTGTTCCCCGGCTTCAAGGCGCTCAAGCTGCCCTACAagaacggcggcggcgcgcggcagGCCGCGTTCTACATGCTTCTACTCCTCCCCGACGGTGAGGCTCTTAAGATCAGTGATCTGTACGATAAGGCCGTCTCGACGCCGGGGTTCATCAGGAGGCACACGCCGGTGGACGAGGTCCCCGTCGGGCGGTTCATGGTGCCAAAGTTCAAGTTCACGTTCGAGTTTGAGGCATCCGGCGATATCCAGAAGCTGGGAGTCAACCGAGCCTT includes:
- the LOC136458052 gene encoding putative serpin-Z12, encoding MSTPRRGVQHHGDERTATRAGAGSRDNDGQGAGDLGFGSMAGPWFAFAPPHPAPQRAPVFAEAPVDPFAWSMPVSFANPFDGPRPSTQNVPWGPPGEVPFASFAAGPAAPEPDWRHGRPDVFAGSGRRSVPAVVPPDLDADGGASCLPLARQAGLRAAGERNFIVSPLSFHAALALVAAGARGETQRELLGFLGSDSLDELQRAAATALVARLRDLPQTSFACGVWVDRVRALTPEFRDAAASRYAAVAESVDFASEPEAARRRVNAFVSEATKGLIDDVLPPGSVDSFTVLVLANAIYFKGTWARPFDRFRNFTAPFHLPDGATVRAPFMTTSLFKEQQVAVFPGFKALKLPYKNGGGARQAAFYMLLLLPDGEALKISDLYDKAVSTPGFIRRHTPVDEVPVGRFMVPKFKFTFEFEASGDIQKLGVNRAFRGGDFSGMVSGGNGLFISGVYHKATVEVDEVGTVAAAATAVCIKQCARMGPPPLDFVADRPFLFAIVEERSGVLLFLGHVVNPLVG